In Xanthomonas theicola, a single genomic region encodes these proteins:
- a CDS encoding IS5 family transposase — protein MQLSFGDAEYNGKRKQTRRERLLAEMDQVVPWKDLLALIAPHYPKSGHPGRQPYPLETMLRIHFLQQWYALSDPGAEEALYDTASMRRFARIGGLDEVPDETTILNFRRLLETHDLARTLFNRVNAHLSRKGQSLRGGTIVDATIIAAPSSTKNKNGERDPEMHQTKKGNQYYFGMKAHIGVDDESGLVHHLECTAANAADITQAHKLLHGKEDTVCGDSGYTGLAKREEMASKRKLRYLIAEKPSKLKQIKSKRELKWAQRWEHAKASLRAKVEHPFRVIKRQFGYVKVRYRGLAKNTAQVLTLFALSNLWLKRKQLLPVVGRVCL, from the coding sequence ATGCAATTGTCTTTCGGCGACGCGGAGTACAACGGCAAGCGCAAGCAGACGCGGCGCGAAAGGTTGCTGGCCGAGATGGATCAGGTGGTGCCGTGGAAAGACCTGCTGGCGCTGATCGCGCCGCACTATCCGAAGTCGGGCCATCCGGGCCGTCAGCCGTACCCGCTGGAGACAATGCTGCGCATCCACTTTCTGCAGCAGTGGTACGCACTGAGCGACCCGGGCGCGGAAGAAGCCTTGTACGACACGGCGTCGATGCGCCGTTTCGCCAGGATCGGCGGGTTGGATGAGGTGCCGGACGAGACCACGATCCTCAACTTCCGCCGGTTGCTGGAGACGCACGATCTGGCGCGCACGCTGTTCAACCGGGTCAACGCGCACCTATCGCGCAAGGGCCAGAGCCTGCGCGGCGGCACCATCGTGGACGCCACGATCATTGCCGCGCCCAGCTCGACCAAGAACAAGAACGGCGAGCGCGACCCGGAAATGCACCAGACCAAGAAGGGCAATCAGTACTACTTCGGGATGAAAGCGCACATCGGCGTGGACGATGAGTCCGGGCTGGTGCACCACTTGGAATGCACGGCGGCCAACGCCGCAGATATCACCCAGGCGCACAAGCTGCTGCACGGCAAGGAAGACACGGTATGCGGCGACAGCGGCTACACCGGGCTGGCCAAGCGCGAGGAGATGGCGAGCAAGCGCAAGCTGCGCTATCTGATCGCGGAGAAGCCCTCGAAGCTGAAGCAGATCAAGAGCAAGCGCGAATTGAAGTGGGCACAGCGCTGGGAGCACGCCAAGGCCAGCCTGAGGGCGAAGGTGGAGCATCCGTTCCGGGTGATCAAGCGCCAGTTTGGCTACGTCAAGGTGCGCTATCGCGGCCTGGCGAAGAACACGGCGCAAGTGCTGACGCTGTTTGCGCTGTCGAACCTGTGGCTGAAGCGAAAGCAGTTGCTGCCTGTCGTGGGGAGGGTGTGCCTGTAA
- a CDS encoding XVIPCD domain-containing protein, producing MAARAAAPGAQLLRGTQQRLPERLQGGLGDQAERLQHAGASARQHAAHAAADRRHAAQVDAARIGAGAALLGGLQHAGIADAARQFDRGLDGAGQAASFAADRTPALGPMYGAATAGVGSAALRFGSAMGMPDLVKTGAFAGAVLPSGSEAIQRHLNDTVLPSMDSRVVEREAAARQSISPPAQGPAAPHAADPSQPGHPDRALHRQITSAVQKLDAEHGRGWDESSARMTASLLVPAKREGLSRVDRVALNEPTAKLHAGRTAFVVQGEMKDPAHLRAAMPSDEALRTPQAQSFAQLESIDREQAQARAQQVQNEALAQNQAPAISR from the coding sequence ATGGCAGCGCGCGCCGCAGCGCCGGGGGCGCAACTGCTGCGTGGCACGCAGCAGCGCCTACCGGAGCGCTTGCAGGGCGGACTCGGGGACCAGGCCGAGCGTCTGCAACACGCCGGCGCCAGCGCTCGCCAACACGCCGCACACGCCGCTGCCGATCGCCGGCATGCGGCACAGGTCGACGCGGCGAGGATCGGCGCCGGTGCTGCACTGCTCGGCGGATTGCAGCATGCCGGCATTGCCGACGCCGCGAGGCAATTCGATCGAGGGCTGGATGGCGCCGGGCAGGCGGCCTCCTTCGCCGCGGACCGCACCCCGGCGCTCGGTCCGATGTATGGCGCGGCGACGGCCGGCGTCGGCAGCGCTGCGCTTCGCTTCGGCAGCGCCATGGGGATGCCGGACCTCGTCAAGACCGGCGCGTTCGCCGGTGCCGTGCTTCCGTCGGGTTCCGAAGCGATACAGCGCCATCTCAACGACACCGTCCTGCCGAGCATGGATAGCCGGGTCGTCGAGCGCGAAGCGGCGGCACGACAATCCATTTCTCCCCCGGCGCAAGGGCCTGCGGCCCCGCACGCCGCCGATCCGTCGCAGCCCGGACACCCCGATCGTGCGTTGCACCGGCAGATAACGTCCGCTGTGCAGAAGCTGGACGCCGAGCATGGCCGTGGCTGGGACGAATCCAGCGCGCGCATGACCGCCAGCCTGCTGGTGCCGGCCAAGCGCGAGGGATTGAGCCGGGTCGATCGCGTCGCGCTCAACGAGCCGACCGCAAAGCTGCATGCCGGGCGGACCGCGTTTGTGGTGCAGGGCGAAATGAAGGATCCGGCGCACCTGCGCGCCGCCATGCCAAGCGACGAGGCGCTGCGCACGCCGCAGGCGCAGTCCTTCGCGCAATTGGAAAGCATCGATCGCGAGCAGGCCCAGGCGCGCGCGCAACAGGTGCAGAACGAGGCGCTGGCTCAGAATCAGGCGCCGGCAATCAGTCGTTAG
- a CDS encoding OprO/OprP family phosphate-selective porin, whose product MRHTLLFAALCLTAAAPAAASRFDDWPTKVAFSDGTELAATANYGYDWNNFSDDDPRLQDDNAFRRKEFGATLKKKGVYDAMVYFDFQSKLWLDVFFRFETKALFGSDYGKMRLGYIKVPVGLEGVTSSRADTFMETALPIQAIYQGRRTGVEWSFERPQYLLQAGAYGGKDLQGDNPGTTQAVRGVWTPFKADGDVLHLGLAYSQENPRGFHNGLDVSFSPRVRLRARPEAGLTDVRLVDSGTLVDADQVRRTGLEAIWIKGPLSLQGEALRAQVTRDNGRPNYTADGQYAFVSYVLTGESRPYNAGNVANIKPANAYGAVELLARYSRLDLDDGSVLGGRQHDWTFGANWYLTSHFKFQVNYVRADAERAGVHTKPNSLDVRVQVQF is encoded by the coding sequence ATGCGCCATACCCTTCTCTTCGCTGCGCTGTGCCTGACCGCCGCCGCTCCCGCCGCCGCCAGCCGGTTCGATGACTGGCCGACCAAGGTCGCCTTCAGCGACGGCACCGAATTGGCCGCCACCGCCAACTACGGCTACGACTGGAACAACTTCTCCGACGACGACCCGCGCCTGCAGGACGACAACGCGTTCCGGCGCAAGGAGTTCGGCGCCACGCTGAAGAAGAAGGGCGTGTACGACGCGATGGTGTACTTCGACTTCCAGTCCAAACTGTGGCTGGACGTGTTCTTCCGCTTCGAGACCAAGGCGCTGTTCGGCAGCGACTACGGCAAGATGCGGCTGGGCTACATCAAGGTCCCGGTCGGCCTGGAGGGCGTGACCAGTTCGCGCGCCGACACCTTCATGGAGACCGCGCTGCCGATCCAGGCGATCTACCAGGGCCGGCGCACCGGCGTGGAGTGGAGCTTCGAGCGCCCGCAGTACCTGCTGCAGGCCGGCGCCTACGGCGGCAAGGATCTGCAGGGCGACAACCCCGGCACCACCCAGGCGGTGCGCGGCGTATGGACCCCGTTCAAGGCCGACGGCGACGTGCTGCATCTGGGCCTGGCGTACTCGCAGGAAAACCCGCGCGGCTTCCACAACGGCCTGGACGTGAGCTTCAGCCCGCGGGTGCGCCTGCGCGCGCGCCCGGAAGCCGGCCTGACCGACGTGCGCCTGGTCGATTCGGGCACCCTGGTCGATGCCGACCAGGTGCGCCGCACCGGCCTGGAAGCGATCTGGATCAAGGGTCCGCTCTCGCTGCAGGGCGAAGCGCTGCGCGCCCAGGTCACCCGCGACAACGGCCGCCCCAACTATACCGCCGACGGCCAGTACGCCTTCGTCAGCTACGTGCTGACCGGCGAGTCGCGTCCGTACAACGCCGGCAACGTGGCCAACATCAAGCCTGCCAACGCCTATGGCGCGGTCGAGCTGCTGGCCCGCTACAGCCGCCTGGACCTGGACGATGGCAGCGTGCTCGGCGGCCGCCAGCACGACTGGACCTTCGGCGCGAACTGGTACCTGACCAGCCACTTCAAGTTCCAGGTCAACTACGTGCGCGCCGACGCCGAGCGCGCCGGCGTGCACACCAAGCCGAACTCGCTCGACGTGCGCGTGCAGGTCCAGTTCTGA
- a CDS encoding dicarboxylate/amino acid:cation symporter translates to MHIPTSLAGGGVHRHVPFYRQLYFQVVVAIVLGALLGHFEPAFAEKLKPLGDAFIKLVKMIIAPVIFLTIVTGIAGMTQLKTVGRVFGKAMIYFLFFSTLALVVGMVVAHVVQPGAGMNINAADLNQSAVHSYVEKSHELTLVGFLVDIIPKTLLSPFVGDNILQVLFVAVLFGVSLALVGERGRPVLNLLEALVAPVFKLVHILMRAAPIGAFGAIAFTIGKYGVQSLINLAWLVGSFYVTALLFVLVILGAVAHLCGFSIFKLIRYLKAELLLVLGTSSSESALPSLMEKMEKAGCEKSVVGLVVPTGYSFNLDGTNIYMTLAALFIAQATNTELTLGHQIALLLVAMLSSKGAAGVTGAGFITLAATLAVVPEVPVAGMALILGVDRFMSECRSLTNFIGNAVATVVVSRWENALDRDRLRIALDGGEDALSEVAVEPAAIR, encoded by the coding sequence ATGCATATCCCAACTTCCCTGGCCGGCGGCGGCGTGCATCGGCACGTGCCGTTCTACCGGCAGCTGTACTTCCAGGTGGTGGTCGCCATCGTGCTCGGCGCATTGCTCGGCCACTTCGAACCGGCCTTCGCCGAGAAGCTCAAGCCGCTGGGCGATGCCTTCATCAAGCTGGTGAAGATGATCATCGCGCCGGTGATCTTCCTGACCATCGTCACCGGCATCGCCGGCATGACCCAGCTGAAGACGGTGGGCCGGGTGTTCGGCAAGGCGATGATCTACTTCCTGTTCTTCTCCACGCTGGCGCTGGTGGTCGGCATGGTCGTCGCGCACGTGGTGCAGCCGGGCGCGGGCATGAACATCAATGCGGCCGACCTGAACCAGAGCGCAGTCCACAGCTACGTGGAGAAGTCGCACGAGCTGACCCTGGTCGGCTTCCTGGTGGACATCATCCCCAAGACCCTGCTCAGCCCGTTCGTCGGCGACAACATCCTGCAGGTGCTGTTCGTGGCGGTGCTGTTCGGCGTGTCGCTGGCGCTGGTCGGCGAGCGCGGCAGGCCGGTGCTGAACCTGCTGGAGGCGCTGGTCGCACCGGTGTTCAAGCTGGTGCACATCCTGATGCGCGCGGCGCCGATCGGCGCGTTCGGCGCGATCGCCTTCACCATCGGCAAGTACGGGGTGCAGTCGCTGATCAACCTGGCCTGGCTGGTGGGCTCGTTCTACGTGACCGCGCTGCTGTTCGTGCTGGTGATCCTGGGCGCGGTGGCGCACCTGTGCGGGTTCTCGATCTTCAAGCTGATCCGCTACCTGAAGGCGGAACTGCTGCTGGTGCTGGGCACCTCCTCGTCCGAATCGGCGCTGCCGTCGCTGATGGAGAAGATGGAGAAGGCCGGCTGCGAGAAGTCGGTGGTCGGGTTGGTGGTGCCCACCGGCTACTCGTTCAACCTGGACGGCACCAACATCTACATGACCCTGGCCGCGCTGTTCATCGCCCAGGCGACCAACACCGAACTGACCCTGGGCCACCAGATCGCGCTGCTGCTGGTGGCGATGCTCAGCTCCAAGGGCGCCGCGGGCGTGACCGGCGCCGGCTTCATCACCCTGGCGGCGACGCTGGCGGTGGTGCCGGAGGTGCCGGTGGCGGGCATGGCGCTGATCCTGGGCGTGGACCGCTTCATGAGCGAGTGCCGCTCGCTGACCAACTTCATCGGCAACGCGGTGGCCACCGTGGTGGTCTCGCGCTGGGAGAACGCGCTGGATCGCGACCGTCTGCGTATCGCCCTGGACGGCGGCGAAGACGCGCTGTCCGAGGTCGCGGTCGAGCCTGCCGCGATCCGCTGA
- a CDS encoding NADP-dependent malic enzyme translates to MSNDDFKQAALDYHRQQPAGKIKVTATKPMLTQRDLSLAYSPGVAFACEAIVADPQQASELTARGNLVAVVSNGTAVLGLGNIGPLASKPVMEGKGVLFQKFAGIDVFDIEIDENDPDKLVDIIASLEPTFGGINLEDIKAPECFVVERKLRERMNIPVFHDDQHGTAIIVGAAVLNALVVTGKKIEDVKLATTGMGAAGISCVNMLVSLGLKPENILALDRDGVIHTGRTDLDPDKRRYARDTDKRTLAEIVDGADIFLGLSAAGILTPEMVATMARQPVIFALANPNPEITPEAAKAIRPDCIIGTGRSDYPNQINNVLCFPYLFRGALDVGATGINEEMKIACVKAIAAMARREASDLGAAYGGETPSFGPEYLIPRPLDPRLLVELSSAVAQAAMDSGVATRPIADMESYRDKLSQFVYRTSLMMKPVYDRARADKQRVVYAEGEEEVVLRAVQNVVDEGLAFPILIGRPDVIDARIERMGLRLAAGVDFEVTNIHDDPRFNDYWQQYHALTERRGVTVSAAKELMRSRPTLIGAVMVARGEADALLTGVVGRFHKKLGYARSVIPLEPRVSSTSAMTGVINPQGAFFFLDTHVQEDPSAEQIVEATLQAAYRLKLFGIEPNIALLSHSNFGSHDSRDALKMRQVREALLKRKPELNIDGEMQGDTAWDETLRKQIMPNSTLKGRANLFVLPNLEAANIAYNLVRVFTDGVAIGPILMGISKSVHILTSSATSRRVMNMTAIAAVDAQIRKQLEAEKR, encoded by the coding sequence ATGTCAAACGACGATTTCAAGCAGGCCGCCCTCGACTACCACCGCCAGCAGCCGGCGGGCAAGATCAAGGTCACCGCGACCAAGCCCATGCTCACCCAGCGCGATCTGTCGCTGGCGTACTCGCCGGGCGTGGCCTTCGCCTGCGAGGCGATCGTCGCCGATCCGCAGCAGGCCAGCGAACTGACCGCGCGCGGCAACCTGGTGGCGGTGGTCTCCAACGGCACCGCGGTGCTGGGCCTGGGCAACATCGGCCCGCTGGCGTCCAAGCCGGTGATGGAAGGCAAGGGCGTGCTGTTCCAGAAGTTCGCCGGCATCGACGTGTTCGACATCGAGATCGACGAGAACGACCCGGACAAGCTGGTGGACATCATCGCCAGCCTGGAGCCGACCTTCGGCGGCATCAACCTCGAGGACATCAAGGCGCCGGAATGCTTCGTGGTCGAGCGCAAGCTGCGCGAGCGCATGAACATCCCGGTGTTCCACGACGACCAGCACGGCACCGCGATCATCGTCGGCGCCGCGGTGCTCAACGCGCTGGTGGTCACCGGCAAGAAGATCGAAGACGTCAAGCTGGCCACCACCGGCATGGGCGCGGCGGGCATCTCCTGCGTCAACATGCTGGTGTCGCTGGGCCTGAAGCCGGAGAACATCCTGGCGCTGGATCGCGATGGGGTGATCCACACCGGCCGCACCGACCTGGACCCGGACAAGCGGCGCTACGCGCGCGACACCGACAAGCGCACCCTGGCCGAGATCGTGGACGGCGCCGACATCTTCCTCGGCCTGTCGGCCGCGGGCATCCTCACCCCGGAGATGGTCGCCACGATGGCGCGCCAGCCGGTGATCTTCGCCCTGGCCAACCCCAACCCGGAGATCACCCCGGAGGCCGCCAAGGCGATCCGCCCGGACTGCATCATCGGCACCGGTCGTTCGGACTACCCGAACCAGATCAACAATGTGCTGTGCTTCCCGTACCTGTTCCGCGGCGCGCTCGACGTCGGCGCCACCGGCATCAACGAGGAGATGAAGATCGCCTGCGTCAAGGCGATCGCGGCGATGGCGCGGCGTGAAGCTTCGGACCTGGGCGCGGCCTACGGCGGCGAGACCCCCAGCTTCGGCCCCGAGTACTTGATCCCGCGGCCACTCGACCCGCGCCTGCTGGTCGAGCTGTCCTCGGCGGTGGCGCAGGCGGCGATGGACTCGGGCGTGGCCACGCGCCCGATCGCCGACATGGAATCCTACCGCGACAAGCTCAGCCAGTTCGTCTACCGCACCAGCCTGATGATGAAGCCGGTCTACGACCGCGCGCGCGCCGACAAGCAGCGTGTGGTCTACGCCGAGGGCGAGGAAGAAGTGGTGCTGCGCGCGGTGCAGAACGTGGTCGACGAGGGCCTGGCGTTCCCGATCCTGATCGGCCGCCCGGACGTGATCGACGCGCGCATCGAGCGCATGGGGCTGCGCCTGGCCGCCGGCGTGGACTTCGAGGTCACCAACATCCACGACGACCCGCGCTTCAACGACTACTGGCAGCAGTACCACGCGCTGACCGAGCGCCGCGGCGTCACCGTCAGCGCCGCCAAGGAACTGATGCGCTCGCGTCCGACCCTGATCGGCGCGGTGATGGTGGCGCGCGGCGAGGCCGACGCGCTGCTGACCGGCGTGGTCGGCCGCTTCCACAAGAAGCTCGGCTACGCGCGCAGCGTGATCCCGCTGGAGCCGCGGGTCAGCTCGACCTCGGCGATGACCGGGGTGATCAACCCACAGGGCGCGTTCTTCTTCCTGGACACGCACGTGCAGGAAGATCCGAGCGCGGAGCAGATCGTCGAGGCCACGCTGCAGGCCGCATACCGGCTGAAGCTGTTCGGCATCGAGCCGAACATCGCGCTGCTGTCGCATTCCAACTTCGGCAGCCACGACTCGCGCGATGCGCTGAAGATGCGCCAGGTGCGCGAGGCGCTGCTCAAGCGCAAGCCCGAGCTCAACATCGACGGCGAGATGCAGGGCGACACCGCCTGGGACGAGACGCTGCGCAAGCAGATCATGCCCAACAGCACGCTGAAGGGCCGCGCCAACCTGTTCGTGCTGCCGAACCTGGAAGCGGCCAACATCGCCTACAACCTGGTGCGCGTGTTCACCGACGGCGTGGCGATCGGCCCGATCCTGATGGGCATCTCCAAGTCGGTACACATCCTCACCAGCAGCGCCACTTCGCGCCGGGTGATGAACATGACCGCGATCGCCGCGGTCGACGCCCAGATCCGCAAGCAGCTGGAAGCAGAAAAACGTTGA
- a CDS encoding Blp family class II bacteriocin, with protein sequence MAVGIKLLNLKLEGNSMRELKGFEVSQVSSGDGIYSKNVQLQFRDMMVGTAAGAIMGGPAGAAVGLIAGAIVGYRGA encoded by the coding sequence TTGGCTGTCGGAATTAAGCTGCTCAACTTAAAACTGGAAGGAAACAGTATGCGCGAATTGAAGGGATTTGAGGTTAGCCAGGTCAGTAGTGGTGATGGCATCTACTCTAAAAATGTTCAACTTCAGTTTCGAGATATGATGGTGGGCACGGCTGCTGGTGCAATTATGGGTGGTCCGGCTGGCGCTGCGGTTGGCTTGATTGCTGGCGCGATCGTCGGATATCGCGGCGCATAA
- a CDS encoding rhomboid family intramembrane serine protease, whose protein sequence is MIASRRWNDIDILPSKEGEGWSVFKARKQIDASYSEIASLVARWLPANPLLIGAPGEKRFLPPVLISEFEAVALRTVRNNCRNMIIALAACGVVLLCTSAADPTSSVFLIGLMAIALGATIALDYYLGLRNRERLTERALFFRWLKVDSSARLGFLVWLVIALGMGVLQWLLLQHLGSMDSLFHNFGFMYADVSAGQYWRIITGPYLHYSMFHYLNNVMLLLFAGTLAFALFGRSVFLVFIIGNACAALAQMKFGGGDFDNYGGVSGGVYALFGALISAGVVKRQLFPKGFWLLILNLTVLGIFASEVISENTASAAHAAGIFLGGEWASTTASSKRAVKFENHRPE, encoded by the coding sequence GTGATTGCGAGTCGCAGGTGGAACGACATCGACATACTTCCATCGAAGGAGGGAGAGGGGTGGTCTGTTTTCAAGGCGCGCAAACAGATCGATGCAAGCTACTCCGAGATTGCATCTCTCGTTGCGCGTTGGCTGCCGGCAAATCCTCTACTTATCGGGGCTCCGGGAGAAAAGCGGTTTCTACCTCCTGTGCTTATCTCGGAATTTGAGGCTGTTGCGCTTAGAACCGTTCGAAACAACTGCCGCAACATGATTATTGCGCTTGCGGCGTGCGGAGTCGTTCTACTGTGTACTTCTGCAGCTGATCCAACATCCTCTGTTTTTTTGATCGGACTAATGGCGATTGCACTCGGGGCGACCATCGCTCTTGACTACTATCTTGGATTGCGGAACCGCGAGCGCTTGACTGAGAGGGCACTTTTTTTTCGTTGGCTTAAGGTCGATTCGTCAGCCAGACTTGGATTCCTTGTTTGGCTTGTCATCGCACTTGGCATGGGTGTACTGCAATGGCTGTTGCTGCAACACCTTGGGAGTATGGATTCACTATTCCATAACTTTGGCTTTATGTACGCTGATGTGAGTGCTGGGCAGTATTGGAGGATTATAACCGGTCCGTACTTGCACTATTCGATGTTTCATTACTTGAATAACGTAATGCTTCTGCTGTTCGCGGGGACTCTGGCGTTTGCTTTGTTTGGAAGATCGGTATTTTTAGTTTTTATTATCGGAAATGCTTGTGCTGCACTCGCGCAGATGAAATTTGGGGGAGGGGACTTTGATAATTATGGGGGGGTATCAGGTGGGGTCTATGCATTGTTTGGCGCACTGATCTCGGCGGGGGTGGTCAAGCGCCAGTTGTTTCCAAAAGGCTTTTGGTTGTTGATCTTAAATCTGACTGTGCTTGGAATATTTGCGTCAGAGGTCATTTCAGAAAATACAGCGTCGGCTGCCCACGCCGCCGGTATCTTCCTTGGGGGGGAGTGGGCATCTACTACGGCCTCAAGCAAGCGAGCAGTTAAATTTGAGAATCATCGTCCAGAATGA
- a CDS encoding peptidase domain-containing ABC transporter codes for MDACLQNEAAECGLASLAMVAGAYNLHVGLPEMRRRFPLSLKGAKLNHLIHIAQQLGFSTRPLRLDMEHLGQLKLPCILHWDLNHFVVLARVGKSNATILDPAIGERKLSLDEVSRHFTGVALELTPTAGFTPQKAVPSISARQLTGPIRGLWHALSQILLLSAALQVFVVLAPFYMQWVVDQVLVSADRDLLVVLGLGFGLALLLQVGIGLLRGWSVVYLSSKLGLQWMGNVFAHLLRLPLDFFEKRHLGDVTSRMASVQAIQHTLTTSFVEAIIDGLMAVVTLALMLIYSWKLALVTLLAVALYLGIRAMAYRPVRDGTEQQLVAAARQQTHLLESLRGMQSLKVAGEESLRRSTYDNLLNDTVNQDVKLARMSLGFSSASQLLFGIERIAVIWIGATLALDSVFSVGMLVAYLAYKDQFAMRVSGLIDKWIEFRMLRLHGERLADIVLTPPEDDEALHEALPPAEPRIEVEGLSFRYAEGEPWVLKDCSFAIEPGESVAIVGASGCGKTTLVKLLLGLLKPTEGAIRIGGHDLHKLGPRNVRKIVGAVMQDDQLFAGSIADNIGFFDPDFDLQRIEAAARLAAVHEDIAAMPMGYHSLIGDMGSSLSGGQKQRVILARALYRQPTLLFLDEATSHLDVMRERLVNEAVKQLKLTKVIVAHRPETIASADRVLVMEQGRIVQEVRPRPASVEAVAV; via the coding sequence ATGGACGCCTGCTTGCAGAACGAAGCCGCCGAGTGCGGCCTGGCGTCGTTGGCGATGGTGGCGGGTGCCTACAACCTTCACGTCGGCCTGCCGGAAATGCGCCGCCGCTTTCCACTGTCGTTGAAAGGGGCCAAACTCAACCACCTGATCCATATCGCCCAGCAACTCGGCTTCTCCACCCGGCCACTGCGTCTGGATATGGAGCACCTGGGCCAGCTCAAGCTGCCCTGCATCCTGCACTGGGACCTCAACCACTTCGTGGTGCTGGCCAGGGTCGGCAAGTCGAACGCCACGATTCTCGATCCGGCCATCGGCGAGCGGAAACTGTCGCTCGACGAGGTGTCCAGGCATTTCACCGGTGTGGCGCTCGAACTGACGCCAACCGCCGGGTTCACGCCACAGAAGGCGGTTCCCTCGATTTCGGCGCGTCAGTTGACCGGTCCGATCCGCGGTTTGTGGCACGCGCTATCGCAGATTCTGCTGCTGTCCGCAGCACTGCAGGTGTTCGTCGTCCTGGCGCCGTTCTACATGCAGTGGGTGGTGGACCAGGTGCTGGTCTCGGCCGACCGCGACCTGCTGGTGGTGCTGGGCCTTGGATTCGGTCTTGCGTTGTTACTGCAGGTGGGGATCGGGCTGTTGCGCGGGTGGTCGGTGGTCTACCTGTCTTCGAAGCTCGGATTGCAGTGGATGGGCAATGTGTTCGCGCACTTGCTCAGGCTGCCGCTGGACTTCTTCGAGAAACGCCACCTGGGCGATGTGACCTCGCGCATGGCCTCGGTGCAGGCGATCCAGCACACGCTTACCACCAGCTTCGTCGAAGCGATCATCGACGGACTGATGGCGGTGGTCACGCTGGCACTGATGTTGATCTACAGTTGGAAGCTGGCGCTGGTGACGTTGCTGGCGGTGGCGCTGTATCTGGGTATTCGCGCGATGGCCTACCGGCCGGTGCGCGATGGCACCGAGCAGCAACTGGTCGCCGCCGCCAGGCAGCAGACTCATCTGCTGGAATCGCTGCGTGGCATGCAGAGCCTGAAGGTGGCCGGTGAGGAATCGCTGCGCCGCTCCACCTACGACAACCTGCTCAACGACACCGTCAACCAGGACGTGAAGCTGGCCCGGATGTCGCTGGGCTTCTCCAGTGCCAGCCAGTTGCTATTCGGCATCGAGCGGATCGCGGTGATCTGGATCGGCGCGACGCTGGCGCTGGACAGCGTGTTCTCGGTCGGCATGCTGGTCGCCTATCTGGCCTACAAGGACCAGTTCGCCATGCGCGTGAGCGGGCTGATCGACAAGTGGATCGAGTTTCGCATGCTGCGTCTGCATGGCGAGCGCCTGGCCGACATCGTACTGACGCCGCCGGAAGATGACGAGGCGCTGCACGAGGCGCTGCCGCCGGCCGAGCCGCGCATCGAGGTCGAGGGGCTGTCGTTCCGCTATGCCGAGGGCGAGCCATGGGTGCTCAAGGACTGTAGTTTCGCGATCGAGCCGGGTGAGTCGGTGGCGATCGTCGGCGCCTCCGGCTGCGGCAAGACCACGCTAGTGAAGCTGTTGCTTGGGCTGCTCAAGCCAACCGAAGGCGCGATCCGCATCGGCGGCCACGATCTGCATAAGCTCGGCCCGCGCAACGTGCGCAAGATCGTCGGCGCGGTGATGCAGGACGACCAGTTGTTCGCCGGCAGCATCGCCGACAACATCGGCTTCTTCGATCCGGACTTCGACCTGCAGCGGATCGAGGCGGCGGCGCGGCTGGCGGCGGTGCACGAGGACATCGCCGCGATGCCGATGGGCTACCACAGTCTGATCGGCGATATGGGCAGTTCGCTGTCCGGCGGCCAGAAGCAGCGGGTGATCCTGGCGCGGGCGCTGTACCGGCAGCCGACGCTGTTGTTCCTGGACGAGGCCACAAGCCATTTGGACGTGATGCGCGAGCGCCTGGTGAACGAGGCGGTGAAGCAATTGAAGCTCACCAAGGTGATCGTGGCACATCGGCCGGAGACGATTGCCAGCGCCGACCGCGTGCTGGTGATGGAGCAGGGCCGGATCGTGCAGGAAGTGCGGCCACGGCCGGCGTCCGTTGAAGCGGTGGCGGTCTGA